In Micromonospora sp. NBC_01813, the following are encoded in one genomic region:
- the mmsB gene encoding multiple monosaccharide ABC transporter permease, with the protein MNAARINIRESGIYIAFGLIVALFAVLTDGALLQPQNISNIIVQNSYVLILAIGMILIIIAGHIDLSVGSVVGVTGAIAAVLMVKHDVPWPLALLITVLAGAAIGAWQGFWIAYFGIPAFIVTLAGMLLFRALTLTVLGNQGIGPFPDPVRTLANGFSEGYLGNIGLGPLGGADLTSLLIGLFAVGGIAVSQWRARVARLGYDQAVEPLPLFVLKIVGASAAVLFVVVQLARFNNLPWVLVLLAGLVLGYSLLTSRAVFGRQIYAIGGNLQAAVLSGVKARSVVFWIFVNMGVLASVAGIIFAGRLNLAGPTAGNTFELDAIAAAFIGGAAVQGGVGKVIGAVTGGLIMGVINNGMSLIGAPSENVMLVKGAVLLAAVAFDVWTKRRAGLAAR; encoded by the coding sequence GTGAACGCCGCCCGAATCAACATCCGCGAGAGCGGCATCTACATCGCGTTCGGGCTGATCGTCGCGTTGTTCGCCGTGTTGACCGACGGCGCGCTGCTGCAGCCGCAGAACATCTCGAACATCATCGTGCAGAACTCGTACGTGCTGATCCTGGCGATCGGCATGATCCTGATCATCATCGCCGGACACATCGACCTGTCGGTCGGCTCCGTCGTCGGGGTGACCGGGGCGATCGCCGCCGTACTGATGGTCAAGCACGACGTGCCCTGGCCGCTGGCGCTGCTGATCACCGTCCTCGCCGGTGCCGCGATCGGTGCCTGGCAGGGCTTCTGGATCGCGTACTTCGGCATCCCGGCGTTCATCGTCACCCTCGCCGGGATGCTGCTGTTCCGGGCGCTGACCCTCACGGTGCTCGGCAACCAGGGCATCGGGCCGTTCCCGGACCCGGTCCGCACCCTGGCCAACGGCTTCAGTGAGGGCTATCTGGGCAACATCGGGTTGGGTCCACTCGGCGGCGCGGACCTGACCAGCCTGCTGATCGGCCTGTTCGCGGTCGGCGGGATCGCGGTCAGCCAGTGGCGGGCGCGGGTCGCCCGGCTCGGCTACGACCAGGCCGTCGAACCGCTGCCACTGTTCGTGCTGAAGATCGTCGGCGCGTCGGCCGCGGTGCTGTTCGTCGTCGTGCAGCTGGCCCGGTTCAACAACCTGCCCTGGGTGCTGGTGCTGCTGGCCGGTCTGGTGCTCGGCTACTCGCTGCTGACCAGCCGGGCCGTCTTCGGGCGGCAGATCTACGCCATCGGCGGCAACCTGCAGGCCGCGGTGCTTTCCGGCGTGAAGGCCCGGTCGGTCGTCTTCTGGATCTTCGTCAACATGGGCGTGCTCGCCTCGGTCGCCGGGATCATCTTCGCCGGCCGGCTCAACCTGGCCGGGCCGACCGCCGGCAACACCTTCGAGCTGGACGCGATCGCCGCCGCGTTCATCGGCGGGGCCGCCGTGCAGGGCGGCGTCGGTAAGGTCATCGGGGCGGTCACCGGCGGTCTGATCATGGGCGTGATCAACAACGGAATGTCGTTGATCGGCGCGCCCAGTGAGAACGTCATGCTCGTCAAGGGCGCGGTGCTGCTCGCGGCGGTCGCCTTCGACGTGTGGACCAAGCGCCGGGCCGGGCTCGCCGCCCGCTGA
- the mmsA gene encoding multiple monosaccharide ABC transporter ATP-binding protein codes for MTADAILQMRGITKTFPGVRALHDVNLSVRRGEIHAICGENGAGKSTLMKVLSGVYPHGSYAGEVAFDGQPCHFAGIRDSEHRGIVIIHQELALCPQLSIAENIFLGNEQTKRGLIDWNHTNHQAARLLARVGLAENPTVPVAGIGVGKQQLVEIAKALSKEVKLLILDEPTAALNDDDSAHLLDLLRGLRDAGITCVIISHKLNEILDIADTISILRDGELIETLDVARDEVTEERLISGMVGRSMEHRFPPHTPKIGAEALRIEDWTVHSPDRDRVVVDRANLTLHRGEIVGLAGLMGAGRTELAMSVFGRAYGRDISGQIYVRGEPVTLRSVRDAIDHRLAYATEDRKRYGLNLIEDIQRNVSAAGLSRLARRGWVNEGAEHRVAQEYRASMNIKAPTVASIVGKLSGGNQQKVVLSKWIFTDPDVLILDEPTRGIDVGAKFEIYSIINQIADAGTAVLVISSELPELIGLCDRIYTLSAGRITGEVQRADATQERLMQHMVQGQEAGR; via the coding sequence ATGACCGCCGACGCCATCCTGCAGATGCGGGGAATCACCAAGACCTTCCCCGGCGTACGCGCTCTGCACGACGTGAACCTGAGCGTACGCCGGGGCGAGATCCATGCCATCTGCGGCGAGAACGGCGCCGGCAAGTCGACCCTGATGAAGGTGCTCTCCGGCGTCTACCCGCACGGGTCGTACGCCGGAGAGGTCGCCTTCGACGGGCAGCCGTGCCACTTCGCCGGCATCCGCGACAGCGAGCACCGGGGCATCGTCATCATCCACCAGGAGTTGGCGCTCTGCCCCCAGCTGTCGATCGCCGAGAACATCTTCCTCGGCAACGAGCAGACCAAGCGTGGGCTGATCGACTGGAACCACACCAACCACCAGGCGGCCCGGCTGCTGGCCCGGGTCGGCCTGGCGGAGAATCCGACCGTGCCGGTCGCCGGGATCGGCGTCGGCAAGCAGCAACTCGTGGAGATCGCGAAGGCGCTGTCCAAAGAGGTCAAGCTGCTGATCCTGGACGAGCCGACGGCGGCGCTCAACGACGACGACTCGGCGCACCTGCTGGACCTGCTGCGCGGGCTGCGCGACGCCGGCATCACCTGTGTGATCATCTCGCACAAGCTCAACGAGATCCTGGACATCGCCGACACGATCAGCATCCTGCGCGACGGCGAACTGATCGAGACCCTCGACGTGGCGCGCGACGAGGTCACCGAGGAGCGGCTGATCTCGGGCATGGTCGGCCGGTCGATGGAGCACCGCTTCCCGCCCCACACACCGAAGATCGGTGCCGAGGCGCTGCGGATCGAGGACTGGACGGTGCACTCCCCCGATCGGGACCGGGTGGTGGTCGACCGGGCGAACCTGACCCTGCACCGGGGCGAGATCGTCGGGCTGGCCGGGTTGATGGGTGCCGGGCGCACCGAGTTGGCGATGAGCGTCTTCGGCCGCGCGTACGGCCGCGACATCAGCGGGCAGATCTACGTCCGGGGCGAGCCCGTCACACTGCGGTCGGTCCGCGACGCGATCGACCACCGACTGGCGTACGCCACCGAGGACCGCAAGCGGTACGGCCTGAACCTGATCGAGGACATCCAGCGCAACGTGTCGGCGGCCGGGCTGAGCCGGCTGGCCCGGCGCGGCTGGGTCAACGAAGGCGCCGAGCACCGGGTGGCCCAGGAGTACCGCGCCAGCATGAACATCAAGGCACCCACGGTGGCGAGCATCGTCGGCAAACTCAGCGGCGGTAACCAGCAGAAGGTCGTGCTCTCCAAGTGGATCTTCACCGACCCGGACGTGCTGATCCTCGACGAGCCGACCCGTGGCATCGACGTCGGCGCCAAGTTCGAGATCTACTCGATCATCAACCAGATCGCCGACGCCGGCACGGCGGTCCTGGTCATCTCCTCGGAGCTGCCCGAGCTGATCGGGCTCTGCGACCGGATCTACACGTTGTCGGCCGGCCGGATCACCGGTGAGGTTCAGCGGGCCGACGCCACCCAGGAACGACTGATGCAGCACATGGTGCAGGGACAGGAGGCCGGCCGGTGA
- the chvE gene encoding multiple monosaccharide ABC transporter substrate-binding protein: MELHTITMTRRLAVIGAATVLTAALTACGSSEKTVDQQGTSGDTAGALVGVTMPTRSSERWISDGDNVKAALESLGYQVDLQYAENDIPTQVNQIENQITRGARLLIVASIDGTALTTQLQQAAEQNIPVISYDRLIRNSPNVDYYATFDNFKVGVQQATSLLVGLGMLNADGSVGTATGPFNVELFAGSPDDNNATFFFDGAMSVLQPHIDSGALVVQSGQTDFSTVAILRWDPATAQQRMENVLTRTYQGGVTVDGVLSPYDGLSIGILSALKSSGYGTAGQPYPVVTGQDAELGSVKSILADEQYSTIFKDTRELADKTVEMAHAILSGGEPEVNNTTDYDNGEKVVPSYLLEPVIVDKSNYEVLIDSGYYTAEQLG, from the coding sequence GTGGAACTGCATACCATCACCATGACCCGACGGCTGGCCGTGATCGGCGCGGCCACCGTGCTGACCGCCGCCCTGACCGCCTGCGGGTCCAGCGAGAAGACCGTCGACCAGCAGGGCACCAGCGGTGACACCGCGGGAGCCCTGGTCGGCGTCACCATGCCGACGCGTTCATCTGAGCGCTGGATCAGCGACGGCGACAACGTCAAGGCCGCCCTGGAGAGTCTCGGCTACCAGGTCGACCTCCAGTACGCCGAGAACGACATCCCGACCCAGGTCAACCAGATCGAGAACCAGATCACCCGGGGTGCCCGGCTGCTGATCGTCGCCTCGATCGACGGCACGGCGCTCACCACCCAACTGCAGCAGGCGGCCGAACAGAACATTCCGGTCATCTCCTACGACCGGCTGATCCGTAACAGCCCCAACGTGGACTACTACGCCACCTTCGACAACTTCAAGGTCGGCGTACAGCAGGCCACCTCCCTGCTGGTCGGACTCGGCATGCTCAACGCGGACGGCTCCGTCGGCACGGCCACCGGACCGTTCAACGTGGAGCTGTTCGCCGGGTCGCCCGACGACAACAACGCCACGTTCTTCTTCGACGGCGCCATGTCGGTGCTGCAGCCGCACATCGACTCGGGCGCCCTGGTCGTGCAGAGCGGACAGACCGACTTCAGCACCGTCGCCATCCTGCGCTGGGACCCGGCCACCGCCCAGCAGCGGATGGAGAACGTGCTCACCCGGACCTACCAGGGCGGCGTCACCGTCGACGGGGTGCTGTCACCGTACGACGGGCTCTCCATCGGCATTCTGTCGGCGTTGAAGAGCAGCGGGTACGGCACCGCCGGCCAGCCCTACCCGGTGGTCACCGGCCAGGACGCCGAGCTGGGTTCGGTCAAGTCGATCCTCGCCGACGAGCAGTACTCGACCATCTTCAAGGACACCCGGGAGCTGGCCGACAAGACGGTCGAGATGGCGCACGCGATCCTCAGCGGTGGCGAGCCGGAGGTCAACAACACCACCGACTACGACAACGGGGAGAAGGTCGTCCCGTCCTACCTGCTCGAGCCGGTGATCGTCGACAAGAGCAACTACGAGGTGCTGATCGACAGCGGCTACTACACGGCCGAGCAGCTGGGCTGA
- a CDS encoding LacI family DNA-binding transcriptional regulator, with product MTDVARLAGVSHQTVSRVLNGHPNVREQTRLRVRAAIAELGYRPNRAARALVTGKSQVIGVVAQNSTLYGPASLLAAFEQAAGAAGFAVNVGSVRSLDRQSIAGVVERHLDQRVAGLVVIAPVVSAGEAVEQVPAGVPLVTIDGDPQRNTALVTVDQAAGARAATRCLLDAGHSTVWHVSGPADWFDSAGRIAGWEEALRDAGAEVPPLVPADWSAASGYRAGQMLARMRDVTAIFAANDHLALGILRALSERGRRVPDEVSIVGFDDVPEAAYFTPPLTTVRPDFDAVAKASLALLLRQIESGSRSDERYTIEPTLVPRDSVAAPH from the coding sequence ATGACGGACGTGGCCCGACTTGCCGGGGTGAGCCACCAGACGGTCTCCAGGGTGCTCAACGGCCATCCGAACGTCCGGGAGCAGACCCGGCTGCGGGTCCGTGCCGCCATCGCCGAGCTCGGCTACCGCCCGAACCGAGCCGCCCGGGCCCTGGTGACCGGAAAGTCCCAGGTGATCGGGGTGGTGGCCCAGAACTCCACCCTCTACGGCCCCGCCTCGCTGCTGGCCGCCTTCGAACAGGCCGCCGGCGCCGCCGGCTTCGCCGTCAACGTCGGCAGCGTCCGCAGCCTGGACCGCCAGTCGATCGCCGGGGTGGTGGAGCGCCACCTCGACCAGCGGGTCGCCGGGCTGGTGGTGATCGCCCCGGTGGTCTCGGCCGGCGAGGCCGTGGAGCAGGTGCCGGCCGGGGTCCCGCTGGTGACGATCGACGGCGACCCGCAACGCAACACCGCCCTGGTCACCGTCGACCAGGCCGCCGGTGCCCGGGCGGCCACCCGATGCCTGCTCGACGCCGGCCACTCCACCGTCTGGCACGTGTCCGGCCCGGCGGACTGGTTCGACAGCGCCGGACGGATCGCCGGCTGGGAGGAAGCGCTGCGCGACGCCGGCGCGGAGGTCCCACCGCTGGTCCCCGCCGACTGGAGCGCGGCCTCCGGCTACCGGGCGGGTCAGATGCTGGCCCGGATGCGTGACGTCACGGCCATCTTCGCCGCCAACGACCACCTTGCGCTGGGCATCCTGCGGGCGCTCAGCGAACGGGGCCGCCGGGTGCCGGACGAGGTGAGCATCGTCGGCTTCGACGACGTGCCGGAGGCGGCCTACTTCACTCCGCCGCTGACCACCGTGCGGCCCGACTTCGACGCGGTGGCCAAGGCCAGCCTGGCCCTGCTGCTGCGACAGATCGAGTCCGGCTCGCGCAGCGACGAGCGGTACACCATCGAACCGACCCTGGTCCCCCGGGACAGCGTCGCCGCCCCACACTGA
- a CDS encoding ABC transporter substrate-binding protein, giving the protein MFAAMMVATTAACGDSGSDGGGSGSDKIVLGFSQVGAESGWRTANTKSVRDSAAEAGIELKFADAQQKQENQIKAIRNFIAQRVDVIAFSPVVESGWDTVLKEAKDAEIPVILTDRAVDSADDTLYETFIGSDFVLEGKLSGEWLVEEFADEAGPVRIVELQGTTGSAPANDRKQGFGEVIAADPKFEIIASQTGEFTRAKGKEVMEAFLQAHQDIDVLFAHNDDMGLGAIEAIEAAGLVPGQDITIITIDAVRDGMQALADGKINFIAECSPLLGPQLMELVEKVHAGETVEKRVVTEETTFTQEQAKEALPTREY; this is encoded by the coding sequence ATGTTCGCGGCGATGATGGTGGCGACCACCGCCGCGTGCGGTGACTCCGGTAGCGATGGCGGCGGGAGCGGCAGCGACAAGATCGTCCTCGGCTTCTCCCAGGTCGGTGCCGAAAGCGGCTGGCGTACGGCGAACACCAAGTCGGTCCGGGATTCCGCTGCGGAGGCCGGGATCGAGCTGAAGTTCGCCGACGCGCAGCAGAAGCAGGAAAACCAGATCAAGGCGATCCGCAACTTCATCGCCCAGCGGGTCGACGTGATCGCGTTCTCGCCGGTGGTCGAGTCCGGCTGGGACACGGTGCTCAAGGAGGCCAAGGACGCCGAGATCCCGGTGATCCTGACCGACCGCGCCGTCGACTCGGCCGACGACACCCTGTACGAGACCTTCATCGGCTCCGACTTCGTCCTGGAGGGCAAGCTCTCCGGTGAGTGGCTGGTCGAGGAGTTCGCCGACGAGGCCGGCCCGGTCCGCATCGTCGAACTGCAGGGGACCACCGGTTCGGCGCCGGCCAACGACCGCAAGCAGGGCTTCGGTGAGGTGATCGCGGCCGACCCCAAGTTCGAGATCATCGCCTCGCAGACCGGCGAGTTCACCCGGGCCAAGGGCAAGGAGGTCATGGAGGCCTTCCTGCAGGCGCACCAGGACATCGACGTGCTCTTCGCGCACAACGACGACATGGGTCTCGGCGCGATCGAGGCGATCGAGGCCGCTGGTCTGGTGCCCGGCCAGGACATCACGATCATCACCATCGACGCCGTGCGCGACGGCATGCAGGCGCTTGCCGACGGCAAGATCAACTTCATCGCGGAGTGCAGCCCGTTGCTCGGGCCACAGCTGATGGAGCTGGTCGAGAAGGTGCACGCCGGTGAGACGGTGGAAAAGCGGGTCGTCACCGAGGAGACCACCTTCACCCAGGAACAGGCAAAGGAAGCTCTGCCCACCCGGGAGTACTGA
- a CDS encoding sugar ABC transporter ATP-binding protein, producing MTDAVPILEMTGIGKTFPGVVALDDVDFRMFPGEVHALMGENGAGKSTLIKVLTGVYGIDRGEIRLAGQQVRFTGPLQAQQSGVSTVYQEVNLCPNLSVAENIFIGREPRRFGAIRWATMRRHSTDLLRRLHLDIDVTAPLASYSLAVQQMVAIARAVDISAKVLILDEPTSSLDASEVAQLFAIIRQLKESGVAILFVSHFLDQVYDIADRMTVLRNGQLIGEWPVAELSQLELVAKMIGKELSVLEQLDGQSKPDLDTLEGGQPVLEAAGLGRTGAIAPFNLTIHAGEVVGFAGLLGSGRTEAARLLFGADRADHGQVTVAGKPVAMRGPRVGMTNGIAFCSENRRAEGVIEELSVRENLILALQASRGWARPVPRRRQDELVAKYIAALQIRPADPELPIRNLSGGNQQKVLLARWLITEPRLLIVDEPTRGIDVGAKAEIQRLVVELAGGGMAVLFISAELEEVMRLSHKIAVLRDRQMIDQLANGEDVDADRILRTIAGEVAA from the coding sequence ATGACCGACGCGGTGCCGATCCTGGAGATGACGGGAATCGGCAAGACCTTCCCCGGCGTCGTCGCGCTCGACGACGTCGATTTCCGGATGTTCCCCGGCGAGGTGCACGCCCTGATGGGCGAGAACGGCGCCGGCAAGTCGACGCTGATCAAGGTCCTCACCGGGGTCTACGGGATCGACCGGGGAGAGATCCGGCTCGCCGGGCAGCAGGTCCGGTTCACCGGGCCTCTGCAGGCGCAGCAGTCCGGAGTCAGCACCGTCTACCAGGAAGTCAACCTCTGCCCCAATCTCTCGGTGGCGGAGAACATCTTCATCGGCCGCGAACCCCGCCGCTTCGGCGCGATCCGGTGGGCGACGATGCGGCGGCACTCCACCGACCTGCTGCGCCGACTGCACCTCGACATCGACGTCACTGCCCCCCTGGCCAGCTACTCGCTCGCCGTACAGCAGATGGTCGCCATCGCCCGCGCGGTCGACATCTCCGCCAAGGTGCTCATCCTCGACGAGCCGACCTCCAGCCTGGACGCCTCCGAGGTCGCCCAGCTCTTCGCGATCATCCGGCAGCTCAAGGAGTCGGGGGTGGCGATCCTGTTCGTGTCGCACTTTCTCGACCAGGTCTACGACATCGCCGACCGGATGACCGTGCTGCGTAACGGCCAACTGATCGGCGAGTGGCCGGTCGCCGAGCTGAGCCAGCTCGAACTGGTGGCCAAGATGATCGGCAAGGAACTCAGCGTGCTCGAGCAGCTCGACGGGCAGTCCAAGCCGGACCTGGACACCCTCGAAGGCGGACAGCCGGTGCTCGAAGCCGCCGGACTCGGCCGCACCGGGGCGATCGCCCCGTTCAACCTCACCATCCACGCCGGCGAGGTGGTCGGCTTCGCCGGCCTGCTCGGCTCGGGCCGCACCGAGGCCGCCCGGCTGCTGTTCGGCGCCGACCGCGCCGACCACGGGCAGGTCACCGTCGCCGGCAAACCGGTGGCGATGCGCGGCCCCCGGGTCGGCATGACCAACGGCATCGCGTTCTGCTCCGAGAACCGCCGGGCCGAAGGCGTCATCGAGGAACTCTCCGTACGGGAGAATCTGATCCTCGCGCTGCAGGCCTCCCGCGGCTGGGCCCGACCCGTCCCGCGCCGCCGCCAGGACGAACTGGTGGCCAAGTACATCGCCGCCCTGCAGATCCGCCCGGCCGACCCGGAACTGCCGATCCGCAACCTGTCCGGCGGCAACCAGCAGAAGGTCCTGCTGGCCCGCTGGCTGATCACCGAACCACGGCTGCTGATCGTCGACGAGCCGACCCGGGGCATCGACGTCGGCGCCAAGGCCGAGATCCAGCGCCTGGTGGTCGAGCTGGCCGGGGGCGGGATGGCCGTGCTGTTCATCAGCGCCGAGTTGGAAGAGGTCATGCGACTCAGCCACAAGATCGCGGTGCTGCGGGACCGGCAGATGATCGACCAGCTCGCCAACGGCGAGGACGTCGACGCCGACCGGATCCTGCGGACCATCGCCGGGGAGGTGGCGGCATGA
- a CDS encoding ABC transporter permease codes for MSDARRQLTALGKQRLFWPVLILAALLLSNLFFTPGFFSIEMRNGHLYGSLIDILRASTPLILVAVGMTVVIATGGIDLSVGSVMAISGAIACLHISGLTDQNSVAGMFLAVAMALGLSLLLGLWNGALVSLIGIQPIIATLILMVAGRGLAQLITDGQIINVNSAPYKVIGAGYALTLPVSVLIVAGVVTAAALLIRRSALGMLVESVGGNPTASRLAGIRARQLVILAYVFTGLCAGIAGLIFSSNVSSADGNNAGNLIELDAILAVVIGGTALTGGRFSLAGSVLGAVIIKSLDITIYTIGIPSEATLLFKALVVIVLCLAQSSAFRARISGLGRGGAGRGGPPRPPGSPPGQRSGESTGDSTGDGPTGDGQPRQAGPAAQTAAGQTAAEAPA; via the coding sequence ATGAGCGACGCCCGCCGACAACTGACCGCGCTTGGCAAGCAGCGGCTGTTCTGGCCGGTGCTGATCCTGGCGGCCCTGCTGCTCAGCAACCTGTTCTTCACCCCGGGCTTCTTCTCGATCGAGATGCGCAACGGCCATCTGTACGGCTCGCTGATCGACATCCTGCGGGCCAGCACCCCGCTGATCCTGGTCGCGGTCGGGATGACCGTGGTCATCGCCACCGGCGGGATCGACCTGTCGGTCGGGTCGGTCATGGCCATCTCCGGTGCGATCGCCTGCCTGCACATCAGCGGCCTGACCGACCAGAACAGCGTCGCCGGAATGTTCCTGGCGGTCGCCATGGCGCTCGGGTTGTCGCTGCTGCTCGGCCTCTGGAACGGCGCACTCGTCTCGCTGATCGGCATCCAGCCGATCATCGCCACGCTGATCCTGATGGTCGCCGGTCGCGGACTGGCACAGCTGATCACCGACGGGCAGATCATCAACGTCAACTCCGCGCCGTACAAGGTGATCGGGGCCGGCTACGCGCTCACCCTGCCGGTCTCGGTGCTCATCGTCGCCGGGGTCGTCACCGCCGCCGCGTTGCTGATCCGGCGCAGCGCGCTGGGCATGCTGGTCGAGTCCGTCGGTGGGAACCCGACCGCCAGCCGGCTGGCCGGCATCCGCGCCCGGCAACTGGTGATCCTGGCGTACGTCTTCACCGGGCTCTGCGCCGGCATCGCCGGCCTGATCTTCAGCTCCAACGTCTCCAGCGCCGACGGCAACAACGCCGGCAACCTGATCGAACTCGACGCGATCCTCGCCGTCGTCATCGGCGGCACCGCGCTGACCGGCGGCCGGTTCTCCCTCGCCGGTAGCGTCCTCGGCGCGGTGATCATCAAGTCGCTGGACATCACCATCTACACCATCGGCATCCCCAGCGAGGCGACGCTGCTGTTCAAGGCGCTCGTGGTGATCGTGCTCTGCCTGGCCCAGTCGTCGGCCTTCCGCGCCCGGATCTCCGGCCTCGGTCGAGGCGGTGCCGGCCGGGGCGGGCCGCCCCGGCCACCCGGATCCCCACCCGGGCAGCGCAGTGGCGAATCCACCGGCGACTCGACCGGTGACGGCCCCACCGGTGACGGCCAACCACGGCAGGCCGGACCGGCGGCACAGACAGCGGCGGGACAGACAGCGGCGGAGGCACCGGCATGA
- the yjfF gene encoding galactofuranose ABC transporter, permease protein YjfF yields MIDVSDPRQQTAAVPMATARTRRYWPQQRHLPVAATLTLLATMYGLGALNYTGFSQPQIVLNVFVDNAFLLVVAVGMTFVILTGGIDLSVGAVVALTTVCAAVLLRAGWPAEVVLPLVLLIGTTIGLLMGLIIHFFDIQPFIATLAGMFFARGLCHLITSDSIPITDAFWTTAAQHRIRFGDGYFISVSVVIALVVVLIAAYVLAYTPFGRKVYAIGGNPQSALLMGLPVGRTRIAVYTISGFCAALGGVLLSFYMLSGYSLHAQGMELDAIAAVVIGGTLLTGGSGYLFGTVLGVGVLGLIQTIIAFQGDLSSWWTKIVIGALLFAFIILQRLVTRRRG; encoded by the coding sequence ATGATCGACGTCAGCGACCCCCGGCAGCAGACCGCGGCCGTGCCGATGGCCACTGCCCGCACCCGGCGCTACTGGCCGCAGCAACGGCACCTGCCGGTCGCGGCCACCCTCACCCTGCTGGCCACCATGTACGGGCTCGGCGCGCTCAACTACACCGGGTTCTCCCAGCCGCAGATCGTGCTGAACGTCTTCGTCGACAACGCCTTCCTGCTGGTCGTCGCCGTCGGCATGACCTTCGTCATCCTCACCGGTGGGATCGACCTGTCGGTCGGCGCCGTGGTCGCGTTGACCACGGTCTGCGCCGCCGTACTGCTGCGCGCGGGCTGGCCGGCCGAGGTGGTCCTGCCGTTGGTGCTGCTGATCGGCACCACGATCGGCCTGCTGATGGGCCTGATCATCCACTTCTTCGACATCCAGCCGTTCATCGCGACGCTGGCCGGGATGTTCTTCGCCCGGGGGCTCTGCCACCTGATCACCAGCGACTCGATCCCGATCACCGACGCGTTCTGGACCACGGCGGCGCAACACCGGATCCGCTTCGGCGACGGCTACTTCATCTCGGTCAGCGTGGTCATCGCGCTCGTCGTGGTGCTGATCGCGGCGTACGTGCTGGCCTACACGCCCTTCGGGCGCAAGGTGTACGCCATCGGCGGCAACCCCCAGTCGGCGTTGCTGATGGGCCTGCCGGTCGGGCGTACCCGGATCGCCGTCTACACCATCAGCGGGTTCTGCGCGGCGCTCGGCGGGGTGCTGCTCAGCTTCTACATGCTCTCCGGCTACAGCCTGCACGCCCAGGGCATGGAGTTGGACGCGATCGCCGCGGTGGTGATCGGCGGCACGCTGCTGACCGGCGGATCGGGGTACCTGTTCGGCACCGTCCTGGGCGTCGGGGTGCTCGGTCTCATCCAGACGATCATCGCCTTCCAGGGGGACCTGAGTTCCTGGTGGACGAAGATCGTCATCGGGGCGCTGTTGTTCGCCTTCATCATCCTGCAACGTCTGGTGACCCGGCGGCGCGGATGA